The genomic segment CCCCGGTACCCGCAACTACATGACCCGGCGCGGCCACCGCCTGCTGCGGGAGGAGTTCGAACATCTGGTGAAGGTGGAGCGGCCCAATCTGGTCCAGGTGGTCTCCTGGGCGGCGGGCAACGGAGACCGCTCGGAAAACGGCGACTACATCTACGGCAAGAAACGCCTGCGGGAAATCGACCGCCGCCTGCGTTTCCTCACCAAGCGCCTGGACAGCTCCGTGGTGGTGGACCCCGCGGAACAGGAAAACACCGACCAGGTCTTTTTCGGTGCCACGGTGACGATCTGTGACCAGGACGGCAACGAGTCCAGCTACCAGATCGTCGGCATCGACGAGGCCGACGTGGGCGCCGGCATGATCAGTTGGATATCTCCCCTGGCTCGCGCCCTGATGAAGGCGCGGGAAGGCGACTCAATCCGTTTCCAGAGCCCCATGGGCTGGCGCGAGATCGAGGTGGTGGCAGTTCGCTATATCGGCTGAGGACAGCCTCCGATCCCCCTGCCCATGGGTGGGGGTCGATGGGGAATCTCCATTAATGTTCACTTTGTTGCAGTGCGGTTAACGCCAGTATTGATGCGGTGTTACGTCTGCTCCCCCATTCTGGTTCGGTTTTGAGCTCATGTTTTAGGGAGGCGCAGTCAATTACCCTATTCTGTGTTGGCGTTAATCGGCTGCCCCTGTCGGGATTCCGACCATTGCAGGGCTGCGCGATTCTTTCCATTCATTTGATTTTGAAAAGGGCAGTCATGACCGACGTATACATCTACGACCACGTACGCACGCCGCGGGGCAAGGGCAAGGCGGACGGTGCCTTGCACGAGATCACACCGGTAAATCTGGCGGCCCAGATGCTGGGGGCGCTGCGGGACCGGAATTCCCTGGACACTGCCCTGGTGGAAGACGTGTTCCTGGGCTGCGTGGTGCCGGTGGGCGAGCAGGGGGGCAACATCGCCCGGGTCGCCGCCCTGGTGGCGGACTACGACAACAGCGTGCCGGGGGTACAGGTGAACCGCTACTGCGGCTCGGGCCTGGAGGCGGTGAATTTCGCCGCGGCCAAGGTGGGCGCTGGCCAGATCGACCTGGCCATCGGCGGCGGGGTCGAGAGCATGTCCCGGGTGCCCATGGGCAGCGATGGCGGCGCCATGGCCCTGGACCCGCAAGTCACCTTCAAGATGTATTTCGTCATGCAGGGGGTCAGCGCCGACCTGCTGGCGACGAAGTGCGGTTTCACCCGGGAACAGTGCGACGCCTATGCCGTGGAAAGCCAGAAGCGGGCGGCGGCGGCCTGGGCCAAGGGCTACTTCAACAAGTCCGTGGTGCCGGTGAAGGACATCCTGGGCCTGCCGGTGCTGGACAAGGACGAGACCATCCGCCCCGACGTGACCCTGGAATCCCTGGCAGGCATGAAGCCCGCATTCCTGGAAATGGGCACCCAGTACGGCTTCGACGGCGTGGCCCTGCAGAAGTATCCGGAACTGGAGAGCATCATCCACATGCACCACGCCGGCAACAGCTCCGGCATCGTCGATGGGGCCTCCGCCGTGCTGGTGGGCAACCAGGAAATCGGCCAGCGTCTGGGCCTGAAGCCCAGGGCGCGGATACGCTCCATCGCCACCGTGGGTTCGGAGCCCACCCTGATGCTGGACGCCCCCAGCATCGCCTCCCTGAAGGCCCTGAAGAAGGCGGGCATGAGCGTGGC from the Denitratisoma oestradiolicum genome contains:
- the greB gene encoding transcription elongation factor GreB yields the protein MSKAFTRENDQDDEDDGEASAPALPPGTRNYMTRRGHRLLREEFEHLVKVERPNLVQVVSWAAGNGDRSENGDYIYGKKRLREIDRRLRFLTKRLDSSVVVDPAEQENTDQVFFGATVTICDQDGNESSYQIVGIDEADVGAGMISWISPLARALMKAREGDSIRFQSPMGWREIEVVAVRYIG
- a CDS encoding acetyl-CoA C-acetyltransferase, translating into MTDVYIYDHVRTPRGKGKADGALHEITPVNLAAQMLGALRDRNSLDTALVEDVFLGCVVPVGEQGGNIARVAALVADYDNSVPGVQVNRYCGSGLEAVNFAAAKVGAGQIDLAIGGGVESMSRVPMGSDGGAMALDPQVTFKMYFVMQGVSADLLATKCGFTREQCDAYAVESQKRAAAAWAKGYFNKSVVPVKDILGLPVLDKDETIRPDVTLESLAGMKPAFLEMGTQYGFDGVALQKYPELESIIHMHHAGNSSGIVDGASAVLVGNQEIGQRLGLKPRARIRSIATVGSEPTLMLDAPSIASLKALKKAGMSVADIGLWELNEAFASVVLCLMERLNVPHDRINVNGGAIAMGHPLGATGGMILGTLLDEMERRNVGTGLVTLCEAAGMGTATIIELV